In the genome of Rhopalosiphum padi isolate XX-2018 chromosome 1, ASM2088224v1, whole genome shotgun sequence, the window GGTTAgataaatttaatctaatattataaaagctaacataaaaataaaactaaaatttgttGTGTTTTACATTAATACAATGGATACAATACATGTTCTCTGGACTAGGAAATGTGagataaagtttaaataattacttgtaaATATCTGTCAAGAATTCCAACAGCTGTATAAAGAGATTCTTGCATAATTTGAAATTCTTGTTGTACTTCTACAAGCCAGTCAACAACAACACTACGGTTTGATGATGTGATGTATTTGTGGTTGGCTAAATAATCTGGTTTTATCATATAttgattcttattataaaacataaaacaattaattaacacTGGCACATAGATACTAGATAgtaaagtattatattgtaacaaatACCTCTAAGGTCATCATGTATGCAAAAATAGGTTTAGAGTATGCTCCGACCAGAAACGGATCATATTCATCACTTTTGTCAACAGCATCTACTTTACAAGCAGTAATCCATTCTTGTTCTTTTTTTTGAGATTCTGTTAATAtaacctaaataatttttaagtacgaTTATTTAACAAAGAAAACAAAtgtgattttattgttatatttcacGTACTGATTTGTTTCTAAGCGATGAACTCCTGGTCAAAGTTCCTCTATAAGTCTTGACCAATCCAACTGTTTTAGGTCTAATAATAGCTTTTGGAATGTTAGACACACTTTCATGTAAGCCAGAATTAACTTTAAGAATAGTTTTAGATGTATTTAATGAAGGTTTCACTTTAGTAGCAACAGAAGTGGTAGTACGATTTAAActatacaaaacatattaaatcaataaattagacATTAGAGTATAGAAAATGGtgattataatgtaatacttaCTTAGAAGCAAGTCTTGTAGTAGGTTTTGTTATTTGGATAGTTGgttttgttattgtaattttcCCTTTTTGATTAGCATTTTGATTAATTTGCAAGTTACTGCTTATGTCATTTAATACAGGTCTTCTTGGAGCGATTATACCGCTGCTTTTAGAATCTTTAACTGCTTttggaatattattttcagaatatACTTTGTCTTGTCTctgaaacaaatataaaaacatacattattttaattttagtttatacataACTGCAAGGGCATAGCCAGAGGGAGGGTTTCAGGGTTCAGACCCCCCccaaatttttttcttgaaatgagATTGAATAGGTTTAAatgcctattatatttaaaattagtataatataatatatttatactctaaCCCTCCTCTTCCACcgccataaaaaaaattttctggcTACACTTACATAACTGTttaaatgattgttttttttttttacttgtaacAAATATTCTGAGTAAAATCAGTATGTTGGCACACaatagtaagtatattttaatatattatatttatgttaatacattACTAGtacttaaagtaatttattttaattaatataaagaatacaatagattgaattaattttttcaaaaaatacagCATTGAATAAACttaccaattattaaaatagaaactaaatatttaactgttatcatatattaatgttgttttacaaattatgcaaagtaaaataattatacagtttaaccacaaatcttattaatatatgaaCATCTAactttgtcaaaatttaaacttaaaatgttcataaaatatgtttttgaaattacgcccaattaattttataattattataaacaaaacttaTATGTCACCTTGTGTTAATTGTTTTAACTTGAAGTGTGATTATTAGAAATTGCTAATGTTTAAGcacatatcaatttaaaaaaaaaaaaacatgtttttttgttattgtacataatgaataaaaatactgaTGATTGTATGTTATCCGTGatgtattagataaaataataaataacaaaacatgttttataattttcaagtaaaaattaaattacatgcaGCAGAGTCCCAAGTAAAAAtcactataaattatgatttgtgttgttatggactagaagatttaaaatatataatcgacATTCGGTTAACATAAATCGGATAAATAAACTATACTTTGGTCTGCAAGATAGTTTTTAgcttcgcaaaaaaaaaaaaaacaaaaaactcaCCAAGTGCATGTCACGTCTGATGCCAGTTGCCATTTTTCAATAGATAATCAACGATGTTGGACCGAcgagaaaaatagaaaaaggtTGTCCTCTTTCCCAAAGCAATCTTTGAGAGTGAAAAAGCTGCGCTTTCTACAAAACAGCACAATAATGTACAGTGTATGCACAGTTAGACAGTTTAACAAAAATAGTCTTGAAAAACCGAACGACAACAACTACAAAAAtagaatagaaaaataaaacgacAATATGGTTGTAATTACggataatgacaaaaaaaagaaaagtgaGGCACTGAAATGAACAAGACgatgaatatcataaaaattaaattatttaacggaTTTTTTCCCCACTACGacattacatattacattatttaacgtTCTTAGATGTGACCAACATAACGTAGCAATATTATTGGcatataatttgtttgtttcattaaatatttttgggatttgaaatataaataagtgaTCATCTTAAAGTAACACATACatgcctattattattatatacgaaataataattaaaatattttattactaaatttctGTGTTAGCATCATTTTagacataaaaaaacaaaaataataccaactccaataaattaataaaaataaatatattatccttAACCATGGTTTGTTAAGGTATGTAGAATGTATCACAAcgaatttgataataatacgtTTCTTTGATAAGATTGCTTTTTCATTCAATTTTCTATAACCGTTAAATTTTGAGTGAGTACAGAGTAGTGACTGTAGGTTCATTGTGAACATTTGACAATTGACGTtctatattgaatattgatgttGACGTATTCGTAGAAAAAGGAGATTATGAACAATATGAACGTGTTGACGACTGTGTTGTTAAttttgcttattaattattaaataaataaattgtgcaCATTTGActtcgaattttttttaaattttaacatttttatgaccATTGTTAGTgttcataattcattattattcatttgttcactacctattaaattatcaattgtaaatttttaaatgtattaaaaaaaattttataatttatacaaggcACCTacttaaattaacttattatttaattatgtttaaattttaatcataaggTTTCACAAAAATCAACTTTAAAATGTCGTTATTACTTTCCAGgtaatcttttaatttaaattaatagaaatcatgacaaaataaatttattttatcatgatttAGATCTtagttttatggttttttttattcaaatgtatgGTTTTGTTTTATAGTAACAAACCACAGGAAATTTTAAATCCAGGTCTTATTGAAGTGGATATTATTAGACAAGATAATTTGGCTTATGAATACCTATGTCATTTAGAAGAAACAAaagtgtatgtttttatttgagtatttaagctatttaaaatgtaattttatacaaatttttaataattctagaTGGCTAGAGTCATGTTTAAAAACTACTTTGCCACATGTTATGGAACTTGAAGATCGTTTACGAAACGGTGTTTTACTAGCAAAATTAGGAAATTTCATTGCTCCTTCAACTGTACCTATATCTTGTATTTATGACCGTGATGAAAGGCGTTATAAGACAGCAGGTCTTCAGTATCGTCATAcagataacataaattattggttaaaatctttaaatgttGTGAATCTACCAAAggtaaatttaaactattaataagaTAATTGTATGGAtaatttgttttcgtttttaGATATTCCACCCAGAGACCACTGATGTTTATGATAAGAAAAATATGCCAAAAGTTATTTATTGTCTTCATGCTCTAAGTACCCATTTATTCAAACGAGGTCAAGCGCCATTAATTCAAGATTTATATGGAAAAGTTGATTTTTCAGgtgaataaaattcaataaaacatgtacattaaacatataaataaaattctatatttgattttgtatttaagCTGAAACAATAACTGCTACAAGAAAAGAATTGGCAGAAAATGGTATAGAACTTCCCAAGTTTCAAAAAATTGCAGGACTTTTATCGGAAGATATAAAGGGAGATACATTAACATTACAAGAAGCAATCATGGAAATTAATAATGCTATTTTATCCAAGGTTGTTAACTACCATtatcttttcatttttatcttattattatatattgtattataataatttaggatATGAATTATTTCACAAAAAGTTTATGTAACAAAGCagcaaaattacattttattaatttggattatatagataaatatttagcTATATTGCGTGATGTTAAACATTCAAAAGAAGATTCTGCTTTGAATaaggtaatacattttaatttttaatataaattaaagaatttaagttctacaaaaacaaaaaccaatgattaatacattaaaatattttttagtcatTGAGTGAAAGTTTTGAACCAGATACATATGATGACATTTTAACTCAGAATGAAATACAGGGATATATATCATCCGTAAATAGTAAGGAACTTTTATATCATTATGCatagattttacaattttaaaattaatttcagttgACCAAAAGTGGAATGAAATGTGTAGAGCAAATTGTGAAGATGaagttatcaatatattaaagtCAAAATACTTAcctttaatagtaaattatatatatatgtgtatatatttatctgcttattaaatattattttatgttaggaTGTACAAAagcaaaatagtaaatactataaatcaGAATTTCATAATCTATCAAAAACTGTTAATTATACAACTTTAAATACAATTGATAAGAAATGTTTTCTTCAACAAGTTGTTAATACGGGAAATCAATTGgcatacaattataacaaacgTAAGATattctatgaaaaatataaaaaagaacaattttacaatatacaattatattttacagaggAAACtactataaacaaattaaatgacACATTAATTATTGATGATATGGATGGTTTTACACATGTTCTTAAAGACcctatattaaacttaaatcatCTAATTAATGAATTTGCTATTCCTTTGTATTTTGAAGAACTGAAGATTGATAGATGTGATATAGATGTAAGATTATGATTCTAGtactatttagtttttattcagacttaaatcatattaatatgtctGTTAATTGACATACTGTAAATCCTCGTTTAATATCACCTAATTTATCGTTGTTTTGCTATAGTATCGTAGAAGTCCTTATGTTTTGATTAACACTGCAATAGTTTCAGTATAACATTTGTAATACATGTATTCAtcaaattgttgttattttatatatataagcaatTTAATTTCATCGACCTTTTTCAGATAATACcgttattgtttttacttaaatacCCATCATCCATaggaagtatttttatttatcttaggtaatatgtatttcataattgtttttcattttgttaATAGTCAGTTGTTCAACGACACTTTTGCTGTTTTATTATATGCTGTCTATActactatgtattattttactgttacataatatttgttaatttatgaattaatatggCAACATAACACCCAGATTTGCCTAtggtcaaaaatattaaaaaaaaaaaattagaaaattatgtatatatatttataatacatacatccattgttatttattggcAGGAACCCATTAAAATAAAGTGTTTCACTTGACATGTTTTTGATTAATGTTGTGTTTTCTAGGAACCTAACTTTGACTTTAAACGAGGActtgctatataatatacattatagaatCTAAATaagaaattcaatatattatattttataatcataatgaatatttttacaattttaaccattatgttttaataataatacatttttctttgttatttaatgtaattttcaattaaatattgtagttgtataattatcattattattattattaatttattttttttacagcaaAACTTAagttataatgatattgtaCAGAGTTTACAAGTATTAAATCTAATAGCTGATGTAACAAAGGCTGTTCTTTccgaaaatattgatttaacatGGGATCGACTTGcaaaattaaagaaatttttTCCAGTAAACTTTGATTATATAAACCTTAATgtctatttaattgtatatgtttattttaaaggaGCAAGAACTTGATGCAGGATTAAAATTACAGTACTGGAGTGCCTTTGATGCATGTagacgatttaaaattataaataaaggaTGCTTcggaatattatcatttatgaatattaaagatTGTGTAAATATTGTCCATAATCAACTAGAACAAAACAAAGaaggtattaatataattattaaaataaaataatattttaatctatttaaatgtttatgcgATTAGTTATTAATGTTCTACAACAACTTAACAATGCATTGAGATGGAAAGATTTCAACACAGTGAAGCAATGTATCACAAATCCAGTATTGCAATTAGAATACCCAATTAAAGCTAAAGACATGCAGTATGCATATGAATTATTACtggtacaaataaatatttttctttatgttaatactaaacaaattcataataaattatatcaacaaCTTGGTATGCAATCaattacatagttttaattgtaaGAAATGATTAAGGTGAAATTTTtccagaaattaaaaaatatataatttataaccttgctaatctaaaataaaatcttgGCTATGCCACTTATACGaacagtaaatatttgtatttttattatttagaatcgGCGAAATGATTCTGAGGATGAAGTTGAAATATGGAAAGATGATGTTGAAGATGTCTTAAAAAGAGTGTGTGATGAAGTTGAAAGTATCCATAGAAGTAAGTcttaagatttaattttgtcaattttagctaaatttatgtattttaatttaggtgCTGAATGGCTTTTATCTGTGAATTTATCATTAGttaagaatgaaaaaaataaattagctcAAGAGTTTCTTAAACTTGTTCCCATAATTGAAATCGAACAACAAGAAATTTGTGtatcattattacatttacTTGAATCGAAGGTAGGATTAAAACTTTATGTTATAACTTCAAGTTTATAGAAAAAAGTCTATTGTGTAAATAATCGATATAAATTACTTTCAAAAAGTTTTGAGACATTAAATTAACATGTTCTCCTTAAGTTTTTATGATAGGTTgataagtaggtatgtatttaggattttactaagtattatttatttttaatataatattttaggctAAATACAGAGGTCCTTGGGTCACACATCAAACAGCATATGGtcgatatgtttatttaaacctTGAAACTTTGGATTACTCATGGGAAAAACCAACTTTTTTTCCTACACCAAAGTACTTAAATATGGAAGAAATACAAGTAAATTTAAAgctaattaaatatgttatgctcattgtgataattttatcttaatataCATCCATAGACTACAAtaatgaatatgaaaaaaagttaTCAGCATCGAAAAGAGTCTGAAGAAatgaataaaatgataattcaaCTTCAAGCTAATATTCGTGGATATCTAGTTAGACGAGAAATAAAAAACAAGCTTAAGTTATGTTCTAGACAAGAACTATATGCTATAAAAATTCaagttagttattattatatttttagaaattttatttatttattttgacaatcaaatatttgttttagaaatGGTGGCGATGTATTTTATTCCGAAGACAATGGTACGCTTTGTTAAAAAAAGTTAGAAAGCAATTGAAACCTTTCC includes:
- the LOC132923693 gene encoding G2/mitotic-specific cyclin-B, with amino-acid sequence MATGIRRDMHLRQDKVYSENNIPKAVKDSKSSGIIAPRRPVLNDISSNLQINQNANQKGKITITKPTIQITKPTTRLASNLNRTTTSVATKVKPSLNTSKTILKVNSGLHESVSNIPKAIIRPKTVGLVKTYRGTLTRSSSLRNKSVILTESQKKEQEWITACKVDAVDKSDEYDPFLVGAYSKPIFAYMMTLENQYMIKPDYLANHKYITSSNRSVVVDWLVEVQQEFQIMQESLYTAVGILDRYLQENQNVARNKLQLIGATSLLLGCKYEEIYVPEITDFVYLSDNAFTKDEVKSSLVDVFRTINYSLSRPFSLTFLRRFSKVSGARSSQHSLAKYFLELALIDYNLAHVKPSEIAASGLLLAIVITNDPELDDNPEDVNSLLSLYWTDVMQKHSTYKMDELISTVQSLAHLALNAPEWKYKAVYKKYQSAKMGRITTSSLLSSPAMRFIAHTS